From a single bacterium genomic region:
- a CDS encoding tetratricopeptide repeat protein codes for MRLSLTRIALLAGALAGSVVAAGDLPARRNLAQTALLVGDYERAYELADEILATWPDDAGTHLIRGLALMARGEFEAAEEDLLVAREAYPDDTAVLFNLAVIAERRGDYRGGLYYLNEAFARGLDKVDAHLLKVKLLDHLGRRGEARDTLEYYLTQRPGTRPIYLALAEWSRAAGDAEKAIAYYEKALKHGRDGPTLAELAATYEAAGDRRSAVDYYFEAVAKGAASSDILAEYATDYAAAAEFEQALEIYQRLVDRFPENAHYLFGLSFVKQQIGRVEEAREGYREVVRLKPDFAEPYYNLAALADADEDADAAASYYRDFLQYSAGRDDLAESRAKASQRLRLLEGY; via the coding sequence ATGAGGCTTTCGCTTACCAGAATTGCGCTTTTGGCGGGGGCGCTGGCGGGAAGCGTCGTCGCCGCGGGGGACCTGCCGGCGCGGCGGAACCTCGCCCAGACGGCGTTGTTGGTAGGCGACTACGAACGCGCGTATGAGCTCGCGGACGAAATTCTCGCGACGTGGCCCGACGACGCCGGCACCCACCTCATACGGGGGCTCGCGCTGATGGCGCGGGGGGAGTTCGAAGCGGCGGAAGAGGACCTCCTGGTCGCGCGCGAAGCGTACCCCGACGATACCGCGGTCCTCTTCAACTTGGCGGTCATCGCGGAGCGGCGCGGCGACTATCGCGGTGGCCTGTACTACCTCAACGAAGCCTTCGCCCGCGGCCTGGATAAAGTTGACGCCCATCTTCTGAAGGTCAAGTTGCTGGACCACTTGGGTCGCCGCGGGGAGGCGCGAGATACGCTGGAATACTACCTGACGCAGCGGCCCGGCACGCGGCCGATTTACTTGGCGTTGGCGGAGTGGTCGCGGGCGGCGGGGGACGCGGAGAAGGCCATCGCGTACTACGAGAAAGCTTTGAAGCACGGCCGGGACGGCCCGACGCTCGCCGAGTTGGCGGCGACGTACGAGGCCGCGGGGGACCGGCGTAGCGCCGTCGATTATTACTTCGAGGCGGTTGCGAAAGGCGCGGCGAGCTCGGATATTCTGGCGGAATACGCCACGGATTACGCGGCGGCCGCCGAGTTCGAGCAAGCACTGGAAATATACCAACGGTTGGTGGACCGGTTCCCCGAGAACGCGCACTACCTCTTCGGCCTTTCCTTCGTCAAACAACAAATAGGCCGGGTGGAGGAAGCGCGGGAGGGGTACCGGGAAGTCGTGCGCTTAAAACCGGATTTCGCCGAACCCTACTACAACCTCGCGGCGTTGGCCGACGCCGACGAAGATGCCGACGCGGCGGCCTCGTATTACCGCGATTTTTTGCAATACTC